In Deinococcus puniceus, one genomic interval encodes:
- a CDS encoding GNAT family N-acetyltransferase, with amino-acid sequence MMDVTVRLDGTLLGKRQQEWAQHLANPAQNPLVPDADGRLSGDGFTLQNELCVYSQLQPQYAEGLFYSGIIVTKRPCATVFDLTLAEATATHELLAEVKAHLDATVQPDGYTVGWNVNPAGGQHIQHVHLHVIPRWNTDAAAGVGLRWFFRQVASQAEEQERRQGLANASASANLAPISESAPEGVPMTATELTTIPAVLPLTQQHIKLRQATNLDDLEVVRDLILAADLSQHRADITVTLEGSTYWIADLNGVPGGCIGLEHGQGVSLIRSTAVLPDSRSQGLGRALVRSALTQASLRGDHTVYLFSQEAGDYWQRFGFVPTSGDELSAALSNAPQVQSGLSRGWLHEEQAWKLELVQQESVQQESAGQ; translated from the coding sequence ATGATGGATGTGACGGTCAGACTAGACGGCACCTTGCTGGGCAAGCGGCAGCAGGAATGGGCGCAGCATTTGGCGAACCCGGCTCAGAATCCGCTTGTGCCTGACGCAGATGGCCGCCTGTCTGGTGATGGATTCACCCTCCAAAACGAACTCTGCGTGTACAGCCAACTGCAACCTCAATACGCCGAGGGCCTGTTTTATTCGGGCATCATCGTGACCAAGCGCCCCTGTGCCACCGTGTTTGACCTGACACTCGCTGAAGCCACTGCTACACACGAACTTCTTGCCGAAGTGAAAGCGCACCTTGACGCCACCGTACAACCCGACGGCTACACAGTCGGCTGGAATGTGAACCCGGCGGGCGGCCAGCACATCCAACACGTACACCTGCACGTCATTCCCCGCTGGAATACCGACGCGGCGGCGGGCGTGGGCCTGCGCTGGTTTTTTCGGCAGGTGGCAAGCCAAGCAGAGGAGCAGGAGCGACGACAAGGTTTAGCCAATGCATCCGCCTCTGCCAACCTCGCGCCCATCTCTGAATCTGCCCCCGAAGGAGTGCCTATGACTGCCACTGAACTGACCACTATTCCCGCCGTGCTTCCTCTGACCCAGCAGCACATCAAACTTCGTCAGGCGACAAATCTGGACGACCTTGAAGTTGTGCGTGATTTGATTCTGGCGGCTGATTTGAGCCAACACCGCGCAGATATTACGGTGACTTTAGAAGGCAGCACTTACTGGATTGCCGACCTGAACGGCGTTCCCGGCGGCTGCATCGGCCTGGAGCATGGGCAGGGCGTGTCCCTCATTCGCTCCACTGCCGTGCTGCCCGACTCGCGGTCTCAGGGCTTGGGCCGCGCCCTCGTTCGCAGCGCACTCACGCAGGCCAGTTTGCGCGGCGACCATACCGTGTACCTGTTCAGTCAGGAGGCGGGCGACTATTGGCAGCGCTTCGGCTTCGTGCCCACCAGTGGCGATGAGTTGTCGGCGGCCCTCAGCAACGCGCCGCAGGTGCAAAGTGGCCTGAGCCGGGGCTGGCTTCATGAGGAACAGGCGTGGAAGTTAGAATTGGTGCAGCAAGAGAGCGTGCAGCAGGAGAGCGCGGGGCAGTGA
- a CDS encoding GNAT family N-acetyltransferase, whose product MTDSSVQIRLANAQDKETIVRVMEEAGLSTEAALAEGTTYWVAERGGQPVGAIGLEHGDTASLLRGAAILPAARGGGLGRRLVMSAVEYAQGRGDRAIYMFSKGGDWGTFGFTQVPLAVVMGDLPNAPQIQAYKAKSERPGGTTWMRALDTGASKA is encoded by the coding sequence ATGACCGACTCATCTGTTCAAATTCGCCTTGCCAATGCCCAAGACAAAGAAACTATCGTGCGCGTGATGGAAGAAGCGGGCCTGAGCACCGAAGCGGCGCTGGCCGAAGGAACCACCTACTGGGTTGCGGAGCGCGGCGGGCAGCCAGTGGGGGCCATCGGGCTGGAACACGGCGACACGGCCTCGCTGCTGCGTGGGGCGGCCATTCTGCCTGCGGCGCGGGGCGGCGGGCTGGGCAGGCGCTTGGTCATGAGTGCTGTGGAATACGCGCAGGGACGCGGAGACCGGGCTATTTATATGTTCAGCAAGGGCGGCGACTGGGGCACTTTCGGGTTTACGCAAGTGCCATTGGCCGTCGTGATGGGCGATTTGCCCAACGCGCCGCAAATTCAGGCCTACAAAGCCAAGAGCGAGCGCCCCGGCGGAACCACATGGATGCGGGCACTGGATACGGGCGCAAGCAAAGCGTAA
- a CDS encoding N-acetyltransferase codes for MTLSLDSIAVPDLHPDSPLSTRKARLSDIDAIHELIGYWAARGLMLVRSRALLAQTIRDFHLYLAEPHAGHPGGLAGVCGLHMLAPDLAEVRGLAIHPAMQGRGLGKKLVEACEREAREIALPALFAWTYQQGFFEKCGFVRIDKTNLHPKVWSECQRCAFFENCNEIAMYRELT; via the coding sequence ATGACCCTGTCTCTGGACTCCATCGCCGTCCCCGATCTGCATCCCGATTCTCCCCTCAGCACCCGCAAGGCCCGCCTCAGCGACATAGACGCCATTCACGAACTGATCGGCTATTGGGCGGCGCGGGGGCTGATGCTGGTGCGTTCGCGGGCGCTGCTGGCCCAAACCATCCGAGATTTTCACCTGTATTTGGCCGAACCACACGCGGGCCACCCCGGTGGCTTGGCGGGAGTGTGCGGCCTGCACATGCTGGCCCCCGACTTGGCAGAAGTGCGCGGTCTGGCCATTCATCCGGCCATGCAGGGGCGTGGGCTGGGCAAAAAACTGGTGGAAGCCTGTGAACGGGAAGCGCGGGAGATCGCCTTGCCTGCTCTGTTCGCGTGGACTTATCAGCAGGGATTCTTTGAAAAGTGCGGCTTTGTGCGAATAGACAAGACCAACCTGCACCCCAAAGTCTGGAGCGAATGCCAACGCTGCGCCTTCTTCGAGAATTGCAATGAAATTGCGATGTACAGAGAATTGACTTGA
- a CDS encoding DNA alkylation repair protein: MTDLAGRIRQGLHNRANPALAPAMFAYMKGIQPFLGVQTPARREVVRAALKLEPDRAVRFAAALDLWAGEFREERYTALDVLAASRPRPADLPFLEGLLPAADHWDVLDSLSPLLAQAFADAAQRRERVEVWRVSPHLWTRRAAVLAQLKAKTNTDTDLLLDTIRAVQHEREFFIQKAIGWALREYAKTDPAWVRAAVETLGLTGLARREALKHLL, from the coding sequence TTGACCGATCTGGCGGGCAGGATTCGGCAGGGGTTGCATAACCGGGCCAATCCTGCCCTTGCTCCGGCCATGTTCGCCTATATGAAAGGCATCCAGCCGTTTCTGGGCGTGCAGACTCCGGCGCGGCGCGAGGTGGTGCGGGCGGCGCTGAAGCTGGAGCCTGACCGGGCTGTGCGCTTTGCCGCCGCGCTGGATTTGTGGGCAGGCGAGTTCCGGGAAGAACGGTATACGGCGCTGGACGTGTTGGCCGCCAGTCGCCCCCGCCCCGCCGATCTGCCCTTTCTGGAAGGCCTGTTGCCTGCCGCCGATCACTGGGACGTGCTGGATTCGTTGTCGCCGTTGCTCGCTCAGGCTTTTGCAGATGCAGCACAGAGGCGCGAGCGGGTGGAAGTGTGGCGGGTCAGCCCCCATCTGTGGACAAGGCGGGCGGCGGTATTGGCGCAACTGAAGGCCAAAACAAACACCGACACCGACTTGTTGCTAGACACTATCCGAGCCGTGCAGCACGAGCGCGAATTCTTTATTCAGAAGGCTATCGGCTGGGCCTTGCGCGAGTACGCCAAAACCGATCCGGCGTGGGTTCGGGCCGCCGTGGAAACATTGGGCCTAACTGGACTGGCGCGGCGGGAAGCCTTGAAGCATCTGCTCTAA
- the carA gene encoding glutamine-hydrolyzing carbamoyl-phosphate synthase small subunit has translation MLKKERAILALEDGTVYRGYAYGHRGETVGEVVFNTSMTGYQEIMTDPSYNGQIVTITYPHVGNYGVAIYDMESNKPYVRGFISREFSGTYSNHRAQQSLEAFMQQYGVVSIQGIDTRALVRRLRSGGVVKGVIAHRSYTHPEDSYGEFTPAEEQVYVRRAQGHQDIDGFDMTREVTTALPYAFPTLRSGKRVVLMDFGIKHTIIERLAEVGIEPIVVPAHTTPAQIMALQPHGLFLSNGPGDPAPLEYAHKAAWELMGLLPTFGICLGHQILGLAAGGKTFKMKFGHRGGNQPVKNLLTNTVEITSQNHGYAVDLESIPNGAFVATHINLNDGTLEGMAHTRYPVFSVQYHPEASPGPHDSRYLFNRFIEEIDLFDGSGGTPVAKASTGRLGV, from the coding sequence ATGTTGAAAAAGGAACGGGCAATTCTGGCCCTCGAAGACGGCACGGTCTACCGGGGCTACGCCTACGGACACCGGGGCGAAACGGTGGGCGAAGTGGTGTTCAATACCTCGATGACCGGGTATCAGGAAATCATGACCGACCCCAGCTACAACGGGCAAATCGTGACCATCACCTACCCGCACGTGGGCAATTACGGCGTGGCGATTTACGACATGGAATCCAATAAGCCGTATGTACGCGGCTTTATTTCCCGCGAGTTTTCGGGCACCTACAGCAATCACCGCGCCCAGCAGTCCCTAGAGGCGTTTATGCAGCAGTACGGCGTCGTGTCCATTCAGGGCATCGATACGCGGGCGCTGGTGCGGCGGCTCCGTTCGGGTGGCGTGGTCAAGGGCGTCATCGCCCACCGCTCCTACACGCACCCCGAAGACTCTTACGGCGAATTTACGCCCGCCGAAGAGCAGGTGTATGTGCGCCGCGCACAGGGCCATCAGGACATCGACGGCTTCGACATGACCCGCGAGGTCACCACCGCGCTGCCCTACGCCTTCCCCACCCTCCGCAGCGGCAAGCGCGTGGTTCTTATGGATTTCGGCATCAAGCACACCATCATCGAGCGGTTGGCCGAAGTGGGCATCGAACCTATCGTGGTTCCGGCGCACACCACCCCGGCGCAAATTATGGCCTTGCAGCCACACGGCCTGTTCCTCAGCAACGGCCCCGGCGATCCCGCCCCGCTGGAATACGCCCACAAAGCCGCGTGGGAACTCATGGGCCTCCTGCCGACTTTCGGCATTTGCCTCGGCCACCAGATTCTGGGCCTCGCGGCGGGCGGCAAAACCTTCAAGATGAAGTTCGGTCACCGGGGCGGCAATCAGCCGGTCAAAAATCTTCTGACCAATACTGTAGAAATCACCTCGCAGAATCACGGGTACGCCGTCGACCTCGAATCTATTCCCAACGGCGCGTTTGTGGCGACCCACATCAACCTGAACGACGGCACGCTGGAAGGCATGGCACACACGCGTTATCCGGTGTTTTCGGTGCAATACCACCCGGAAGCCAGCCCCGGCCCACACGATAGTCGGTACCTGTTCAACCGGTTTATAGAGGAAATAGATCTGTTCGACGGAAGTGGGGGTACACCCGTCGCCAAGGCGTCTACAGGCCGTTTGGGGGTTTGA